One segment of Marinobacter sediminum DNA contains the following:
- a CDS encoding branched-chain amino acid ABC transporter permease — MDWLFFGEISLAGLAMGGLYALIALGFVIIYKATRVINFAIGEIMMFAAYLFLAFAGALEMSPWVALPLAVLGGSILGGVIEKVMIRPMLGESPISVVMVTIGIASILVGLVELIWGADPQLLPSFLPREPVFIGEMYLAPKIAYGFLIGAALLILYLLYFRFSRGGVALRATASDQAAAYSMGINVRRVFNLAWVFGSLAASLAGVLVAATGGLSPQFGAIGLSVLVVVIVGGLDSILGALIAGVFIGWLETVAGAYLGGEYRMPATFAVLAVILVIRPYGLFGTHEIERV, encoded by the coding sequence GTGGACTGGTTGTTTTTTGGCGAAATCAGTCTCGCCGGCCTGGCTATGGGCGGCCTCTATGCCTTGATCGCCCTGGGCTTTGTGATCATCTACAAGGCAACCCGTGTCATCAACTTTGCGATCGGCGAGATCATGATGTTCGCGGCCTACCTGTTCCTGGCCTTTGCCGGTGCTCTGGAAATGTCACCCTGGGTTGCGCTTCCGCTGGCAGTGTTGGGTGGCAGTATCCTCGGTGGCGTGATCGAGAAGGTGATGATCCGGCCCATGCTCGGGGAGTCGCCAATATCGGTGGTCATGGTCACCATTGGTATTGCCAGTATTCTGGTGGGGTTGGTGGAGCTGATCTGGGGCGCGGACCCACAGCTGCTTCCCAGCTTTTTGCCGCGTGAACCGGTGTTTATCGGGGAGATGTATCTGGCGCCAAAAATTGCTTATGGCTTCCTCATTGGTGCCGCTCTGCTGATCCTCTACCTGCTGTATTTCCGTTTCTCCAGGGGTGGCGTTGCCTTGCGTGCGACTGCCTCAGACCAGGCAGCCGCATACTCCATGGGTATCAATGTGCGCCGGGTGTTTAACCTGGCCTGGGTTTTCGGCTCACTCGCCGCCTCTCTGGCCGGCGTTCTGGTGGCTGCGACCGGCGGACTCAGCCCGCAGTTCGGGGCCATCGGTCTCAGTGTGCTGGTCGTTGTTATCGTCGGCGGCCTCGACAGCATTCTGGGAGCATTGATTGCCGGGGTGTTTATTGGCTGGCTGGAAACCGTTGCCGGCGCCTACCTCGGCGGCGAATATCGGATGCCGGCCACCTTTGCCGTGCTGGCGGTGATTCTGGTGATTCGCCCCTATGGCCTTTTCGGCACCCACGAAATAGAGCGAGTGTAA
- a CDS encoding enoyl-CoA hydratase/isomerase family protein, producing MTNLPVTPGFNEQTGVATLTFNRPEVLNAIDVPMAQAFHQAVNDLARKPGLRCVVLTGAGRAFMAGGDVASMSGSTVQAREAVNGMLDALIPAILKLRAIDAPVIAGVKGAAAGAGLSLALMADLIVAEENARFLIAYNGIGTVPDCGGTWFLPHKIGSARATEMMVLGRTLSAIEAKQLGLVAEVSPEETFDEVLAATVNRVANGPTRAFGAFRRLVDDAHGSPLDVHLEAERQAFLKATETADFAEGVSAFLAKRPAAFSGR from the coding sequence ATGACAAACCTACCTGTGACCCCTGGGTTCAATGAGCAAACCGGTGTGGCCACCCTGACCTTCAATCGCCCCGAGGTTCTTAACGCCATTGACGTGCCCATGGCTCAGGCCTTTCACCAGGCAGTCAACGACCTGGCCCGCAAACCCGGGCTTCGATGCGTGGTTCTGACCGGCGCAGGACGCGCATTCATGGCTGGGGGCGATGTCGCAAGTATGTCCGGCTCTACCGTTCAGGCCCGGGAGGCGGTGAACGGAATGCTGGATGCACTGATTCCCGCCATTCTCAAGCTACGAGCAATCGATGCCCCGGTGATCGCCGGGGTTAAGGGCGCTGCCGCCGGTGCTGGCCTTAGTCTTGCGCTGATGGCAGATCTGATAGTGGCCGAGGAAAACGCCCGGTTCCTGATTGCCTACAATGGCATAGGCACTGTGCCTGACTGCGGTGGTACCTGGTTTCTGCCCCACAAGATCGGATCGGCGCGCGCCACGGAAATGATGGTGCTTGGACGCACCCTGAGCGCAATCGAAGCGAAACAATTGGGTCTGGTGGCCGAGGTGTCACCGGAAGAAACGTTTGATGAGGTTCTGGCGGCCACCGTCAACCGGGTCGCCAATGGCCCGACTCGGGCTTTTGGTGCGTTTCGCCGGCTGGTGGATGATGCCCATGGCAGTCCCCTCGACGTCCACCTGGAAGCGGAGCGACAGGCGTTTCTGAAGGCCACCGAAACAGCCGACTTCGCAGAAGGTGTATCGGCGTTTCTCGCCAAGCGGCCAGCCGCCTTTTCCGGCAGGTAA
- a CDS encoding ABC transporter ATP-binding protein, with protein sequence MSILEISNLSLSFGGVQALQDVSFRVPENTVTTIIGPNGAGKTSLFNCISGFYKPQQGTIRYQGEVLAGLKPPARAAMGLARTFQNIALFRGMTVLDNIKLGAHVHMKSGLLSSLAYFGAARREEMAVRREVERHIIDFLEIDHIRRQPVASLSYGLQKRVELARALAMRPKVLMLDEPVAGMNREEKEDMARFILDIREEWDVTVLMVEHDMGMVMDISDHIAVLNFGQVITEGLPADVQKNPEVIKAYLGNSDMDSLRKKLNPEREVA encoded by the coding sequence TTGAGTATCCTCGAAATCAGTAACCTTTCGCTGTCTTTTGGTGGTGTTCAGGCATTGCAGGACGTCAGCTTCCGGGTGCCGGAAAACACGGTAACCACCATCATCGGACCGAATGGCGCCGGAAAAACCTCCCTTTTCAACTGCATTTCCGGCTTCTACAAGCCCCAGCAGGGCACCATTCGCTATCAGGGCGAGGTGTTGGCGGGTTTAAAGCCTCCAGCCCGCGCAGCCATGGGGCTGGCGCGGACTTTCCAGAACATAGCCCTGTTCCGGGGTATGACAGTACTCGATAACATCAAACTCGGTGCCCACGTTCATATGAAGAGTGGCTTGCTGAGTTCGCTCGCGTATTTCGGGGCGGCCCGCCGTGAGGAAATGGCCGTGCGCCGTGAGGTAGAACGTCACATCATTGATTTCCTGGAGATTGATCATATCCGCCGTCAGCCGGTGGCAAGTCTTTCCTATGGCCTGCAGAAACGGGTAGAGCTGGCGCGCGCCCTCGCCATGCGCCCGAAAGTGCTGATGCTGGATGAGCCGGTAGCCGGGATGAACCGGGAGGAAAAGGAAGACATGGCCCGCTTTATTCTCGATATTCGGGAAGAGTGGGACGTGACGGTGCTGATGGTGGAGCACGATATGGGTATGGTGATGGACATCTCCGACCACATTGCCGTGCTCAATTTCGGTCAGGTTATTACCGAGGGTCTGCCGGCTGACGTCCAGAAGAACCCTGAGGTCATCAAGGCATACCTCGGCAACAGCGATATGGACAGCCTGCGCAAGAAGCTGAATCCCGAGCGGGAGGTGGCCTAG
- a CDS encoding ABC transporter substrate-binding protein, giving the protein MFSNIFEKGRRLAGLGSLVAALTVTAPAMAQDKEPIVFGGSIPLSGVFAFAGVHLHAGLTDYTSWINSEGGINGHPVKYVMEDTGYEVDRSVAAFKKISGSDSPAVYYGDSTAFMKTIASELNSQGNTLMSGASFATALTDNEKYPYQFIPGPNYSQMFGIILEYIASQGEGGDKPTVAFVYSDTEFGKDPIENGKAKAAELGIDVVEDIVTKPGSVDVSAEVLKLRRVRPDYVVFHGYVLSPINEFMVQMRQMGLGTKFMGTFWSSDKLIIDKMGEDADGYMGVMPYNYYDSEESGPMLDALRAQAEKSDPEAGYRPTGYMQGWFNAMVWTEVVKRTLDAGKELNAENMAASLASIKDWDTGGIIGVPVTVKNMSFPVGRIWRVNAKEGRYEPVSDWIQLD; this is encoded by the coding sequence ATGTTTAGCAATATCTTCGAAAAGGGCCGCCGGCTCGCAGGTCTGGGTAGTCTTGTCGCTGCATTGACGGTGACGGCGCCTGCCATGGCGCAGGATAAGGAACCCATCGTATTTGGCGGGTCGATCCCGTTGTCTGGCGTTTTCGCCTTTGCCGGTGTCCATCTGCATGCCGGGCTCACGGACTACACCAGCTGGATCAACAGTGAGGGTGGGATCAACGGTCATCCGGTGAAGTATGTGATGGAAGACACCGGTTATGAAGTGGACCGTTCCGTGGCCGCCTTCAAGAAAATATCCGGCAGTGATTCGCCGGCGGTTTACTACGGTGACAGCACCGCGTTCATGAAAACCATTGCCTCAGAACTGAACAGCCAGGGTAATACCCTGATGAGTGGTGCTTCGTTTGCCACCGCGCTGACGGATAACGAAAAGTACCCGTACCAGTTCATTCCCGGACCAAACTACAGCCAGATGTTCGGCATTATCCTCGAGTACATTGCCTCCCAGGGTGAGGGTGGGGACAAGCCGACCGTCGCGTTCGTCTACAGTGATACCGAGTTTGGTAAGGACCCCATTGAAAATGGCAAGGCCAAAGCGGCGGAATTGGGTATCGATGTGGTAGAGGACATTGTCACCAAGCCGGGCAGTGTGGATGTATCCGCGGAGGTGCTGAAGTTGCGTCGCGTGCGTCCGGATTACGTTGTGTTCCATGGATATGTGCTGTCACCCATCAACGAGTTCATGGTGCAGATGCGCCAGATGGGGCTGGGTACCAAGTTCATGGGCACCTTCTGGTCCTCTGACAAGCTGATCATCGACAAGATGGGCGAGGATGCCGACGGCTATATGGGTGTTATGCCCTACAACTACTACGACAGTGAAGAAAGCGGGCCTATGTTGGATGCGTTGCGGGCTCAGGCTGAGAAGAGCGATCCGGAAGCTGGCTATCGTCCGACCGGTTACATGCAGGGCTGGTTCAATGCCATGGTCTGGACCGAAGTGGTCAAACGCACCCTGGATGCCGGCAAGGAGTTGAATGCGGAGAACATGGCGGCATCGCTCGCTTCCATCAAGGACTGGGACACTGGCGGTATCATCGGCGTTCCCGTGACAGTCAAGAACATGTCTTTCCCGGTCGGTCGTATCTGGAGAGTCAATGCCAAGGAAGGCCGTTACGAGCCGGTATCGGACTGGATTCAACTCGACTGA
- the eutC gene encoding ethanolamine ammonia-lyase subunit EutC, with protein sequence MTERNKELVTENVWRTLRRYTDARIGLGRAGISLPTSELLTFQLAHARARDAVHFPLDVNRLVESLKNVDKLTAFASPMLLHSQAEDRFTYLQRPDLGRRLSEQGRERLLAAEQLETPAPDLAIVIVDGLSSSAIQNNVVPFLDSFLSDLERERRDWQLAPLTIVEQGRVAIGDEIGALLKARMVVVLIGERPGLSSPDSLGIYLTFGPESGLSDARRNCISNVRPAGLNFEDASQRLLYLIREAARLKLSGVGLKDRTEEVVIEQDQTSNNFLTR encoded by the coding sequence ATGACTGAACGTAACAAGGAGCTGGTCACAGAGAATGTCTGGCGGACCCTGCGTCGTTACACCGATGCCCGGATTGGCCTGGGACGGGCCGGCATCAGCCTGCCTACCTCTGAATTGCTGACGTTCCAGCTGGCTCACGCCCGGGCGCGTGATGCGGTGCATTTTCCTCTGGATGTGAACCGGCTCGTCGAATCCCTGAAAAACGTGGACAAGCTGACTGCGTTTGCTTCGCCGATGCTGTTACACAGCCAGGCTGAAGATCGCTTCACGTATCTGCAGCGACCCGATCTGGGTCGACGACTGTCCGAGCAGGGGCGTGAACGGCTGTTGGCCGCTGAGCAGCTGGAAACACCGGCGCCTGACCTTGCCATTGTCATCGTAGATGGGCTGTCCTCTTCCGCGATACAGAATAACGTGGTCCCGTTTCTGGACAGCTTTCTCAGCGACCTGGAGCGCGAGCGCCGGGACTGGCAGCTGGCACCGCTGACGATCGTAGAGCAGGGCAGAGTTGCCATTGGTGATGAGATTGGTGCACTGCTAAAAGCGCGAATGGTGGTGGTGCTGATCGGCGAACGGCCCGGGCTGAGCTCGCCGGACAGCCTCGGGATCTACCTCACGTTTGGGCCGGAATCCGGCCTGTCTGACGCCCGCCGGAACTGTATTTCCAACGTCCGGCCCGCCGGGCTCAACTTTGAAGATGCCAGCCAACGCCTTCTCTACCTGATTCGCGAAGCCGCTCGCCTGAAGCTATCGGGTGTCGGCCTCAAAGACCGGACAGAAGAGGTGGTGATTGAGCAGGACCAAACCAGCAACAATTTCCTGACTCGCTGA
- a CDS encoding branched-chain amino acid ABC transporter permease encodes MRIGDAKQTYEADEAIWTSPTQKFWFALLLLSLLVFPFMANAYLLYLGCLVGIAVISTTGLNILTGFTGLISLGQAGFMGVGGYTVAWFSLNTGLPFPVTLLLAGLLAAAVGILVGLPSLRVKGLYLAIATLAASVFLHFIFAEWESVTGGMGGLSLEPAHLFGFSFQSDFGMYFIIVPLAVLMVFAARNVFRTRIGRAFIAIRDRDISAEILGIDLLRYKLMSFALSSFYAGVAGGLFAYFYRVVTPESFPLSMSIFYLAAVIVGGMGNLLGGILGAAFMTLIPEILKLLTAALTPFYPNAPVFMSPMLEIIFGALIVGFLIFEPHGLAEIWHRIRRFFSLWPFRN; translated from the coding sequence ATGCGCATTGGTGACGCCAAACAAACCTATGAGGCTGATGAGGCCATCTGGACCAGCCCGACCCAGAAGTTCTGGTTCGCTCTGTTGCTGCTTTCGCTTCTGGTTTTTCCGTTCATGGCGAATGCCTACCTGTTGTACCTGGGCTGCCTGGTTGGCATCGCCGTAATCAGCACAACGGGCCTTAACATTCTGACCGGTTTTACCGGCCTTATCTCCCTGGGGCAGGCCGGATTTATGGGTGTGGGTGGTTACACCGTTGCCTGGTTTTCGCTGAATACCGGCTTGCCCTTCCCGGTAACGCTTTTACTGGCAGGGCTGCTGGCTGCCGCCGTGGGCATTCTGGTGGGTTTACCGTCATTGCGGGTGAAAGGGCTGTATCTGGCCATTGCCACGTTGGCGGCGAGTGTATTCCTGCACTTTATCTTTGCCGAATGGGAGTCCGTTACCGGAGGCATGGGTGGCCTGAGCCTGGAGCCTGCGCATTTGTTCGGGTTCAGCTTCCAGAGTGATTTCGGGATGTATTTCATCATCGTGCCGCTGGCGGTACTGATGGTGTTCGCCGCGCGAAATGTGTTCCGGACCCGTATCGGGCGGGCATTTATCGCGATTCGGGATCGGGATATTTCGGCCGAGATCCTGGGGATCGACCTGTTGCGCTACAAGCTCATGTCGTTCGCGCTCAGCTCGTTTTATGCGGGTGTGGCAGGCGGCCTTTTTGCCTATTTCTACCGGGTCGTAACGCCGGAGAGTTTCCCTCTGTCCATGTCCATTTTCTATCTCGCGGCGGTGATCGTAGGGGGTATGGGTAATCTGCTGGGCGGGATTCTCGGCGCCGCCTTTATGACGCTGATTCCGGAGATTCTGAAATTGCTAACGGCTGCCCTGACGCCTTTCTACCCCAACGCCCCGGTATTTATGTCGCCAATGCTGGAGATCATCTTCGGCGCACTGATTGTCGGCTTCCTGATTTTTGAACCGCATGGGCTGGCGGAGATCTGGCATCGAATTCGACGCTTTTTCAGTTTGTGGCCCTTCAGAAACTAA
- a CDS encoding ethanolamine ammonia-lyase subunit EutB, producing the protein MQHKYSYMLGERTWHFGSLADLMAKATPARSGDRLAGVIAESAEERVVAQMRLAELPLKAFLSEALVPYEADEVTRLILDDHDASAFQAVAHLTVGDFRNWLLSDHATPEALVNLRPGLTPEMVAAVSKIMRNQDLILVARKCQVQTAFRNTIGLPGHLSTRLQPNHPTDDMTGIAASILDGLLYGSGDAVIGINPATDNVAQATKLMRMMDEVIRKYDIPTQSCVLTHVTNTIEAIEEGAPVDLVFQSIGGTEATNSSFGFNLSTLREAQDAALSLKRGTVGQNVMYFETGQGSSLSADAHHGLDQQTCEARAYAVARRFNPLLVNTVVGFIGPEYLFDGKEIIRAGLEDHFCGKLLGVPMGCDICYTNHAEADQNDMDNLLTLLGVAGCTFIMGIPGSDDIMLNYQTTSFHDALYARRVLDLKPAPEFEAWLDRMNIFEDAARHEPSATLPTMFQSSLRGLTHD; encoded by the coding sequence ATGCAGCACAAGTATTCATACATGCTAGGTGAGCGGACCTGGCACTTCGGGAGTCTGGCGGACCTGATGGCAAAGGCCACACCGGCCCGCTCCGGAGACCGGCTTGCGGGCGTGATCGCCGAGTCAGCTGAAGAGCGCGTTGTCGCCCAGATGAGGCTGGCGGAACTGCCACTGAAAGCGTTTCTTTCAGAAGCCCTGGTTCCCTACGAGGCGGATGAGGTGACGCGTCTGATTCTGGACGACCATGATGCCAGCGCGTTTCAGGCGGTTGCTCACCTGACGGTTGGCGATTTCAGGAACTGGTTGCTCAGTGACCATGCCACGCCCGAGGCGCTTGTGAACCTGCGCCCAGGCCTGACGCCGGAAATGGTGGCGGCGGTGAGCAAGATCATGCGCAATCAGGATCTGATCCTGGTGGCCCGGAAGTGTCAGGTTCAGACGGCCTTCCGGAACACCATCGGGTTGCCCGGGCACCTCTCCACCCGACTGCAGCCCAATCACCCCACCGACGATATGACAGGTATTGCCGCAAGCATTCTTGATGGACTGCTTTACGGCAGTGGTGATGCGGTGATTGGCATCAACCCGGCCACCGATAACGTGGCTCAGGCCACCAAACTGATGCGGATGATGGATGAGGTTATCCGCAAATACGACATACCGACCCAGTCCTGTGTATTGACCCACGTGACCAATACGATTGAGGCGATTGAAGAGGGGGCGCCGGTGGATCTGGTGTTCCAGTCGATCGGGGGCACGGAGGCCACCAACAGCAGTTTCGGATTCAACCTGTCCACACTCCGGGAAGCCCAGGATGCTGCACTTTCCCTGAAGCGGGGTACGGTTGGGCAGAACGTCATGTATTTCGAAACCGGCCAGGGCAGCTCCCTTTCGGCCGACGCCCATCATGGGCTTGATCAGCAAACCTGTGAGGCTCGTGCATACGCCGTTGCCCGACGGTTTAATCCGTTACTGGTGAATACGGTGGTTGGTTTCATCGGGCCGGAATACCTGTTCGATGGCAAAGAGATTATCCGGGCAGGGTTGGAAGACCATTTCTGCGGGAAATTACTGGGTGTCCCGATGGGATGTGACATCTGCTACACCAACCACGCGGAGGCGGACCAGAATGACATGGACAACCTGCTGACCCTGCTCGGGGTAGCCGGCTGCACGTTCATCATGGGTATTCCCGGCTCCGACGACATCATGCTCAATTATCAGACCACTTCCTTTCACGACGCCCTCTACGCGCGCCGGGTACTGGACCTGAAGCCGGCGCCGGAGTTTGAAGCCTGGCTCGACCGGATGAACATCTTCGAGGACGCCGCAAGGCATGAGCCGAGTGCCACACTGCCGACCATGTTCCAGAGCAGCCTCAGGGGTTTAACCCATGACTGA
- a CDS encoding sensor histidine kinase: MKSIIKHDSSTPPRLRTLRRNGLARRYLFSALLIALVPLGLLAIVYDTQYVRALDKVTESRTNARLSGAENLLRTFLEERIYELEGLADIPEVFEWLTAAQPGDTPNRMMLSQLRQQLDSPHIYGVVTKPAQFDQPEWYVTETLIKDVSWRTLPVTRFEGAELLGPALPTPERPGWIILRLSPTGFDPAPEAWIGLVIRLASLTEQVQDLTLPGLQTPLLVPPQNVLLTSVGSLKPPGPPSRKDINSRDFIEGWHIRLQWLGDPLLGPLESARFGLIFLAIGAALGVIFLSRHLSKRLDRQVTPLIEGADRVASGDFDTPLGIEGTAEIGYLSFALERMRLRLKRLVKSMVDVERRAILGQFSAGVAHEIRNPLATIKTTIQALSRKESDPKRQKLMESVDHEIDRVNDVVQLLLDYARPREAKARKVNVLDVVETVKILADAVAHRHDVELIQVEHPPVFAWADPSQVRQIVMNLVMNAIQALEGIGGKVVIRIRQQGLAVYVSVSDNGPGVSADHLSHLTEPFFTTKTNGTGLGLAICKQLAQANQGTLRFQSIPGEGLKVTLQLPLYLNNSILE, translated from the coding sequence ATGAAAAGCATAATAAAACATGATTCTTCCACCCCGCCCCGATTACGCACGCTGCGGCGCAATGGCCTGGCAAGACGGTATCTTTTCAGTGCTCTCCTGATTGCCCTTGTCCCGCTGGGATTGCTGGCGATTGTTTACGATACCCAGTACGTGCGGGCGTTGGACAAAGTGACCGAGAGTCGCACCAATGCCAGATTGTCAGGCGCCGAGAATCTTCTGCGTACGTTCCTTGAGGAACGTATCTACGAACTCGAAGGGCTTGCCGATATCCCCGAGGTCTTTGAGTGGCTCACCGCCGCGCAACCGGGCGATACGCCCAACCGCATGATGCTCTCCCAGCTAAGACAACAACTGGACAGCCCCCACATTTATGGTGTGGTGACCAAGCCAGCGCAGTTTGATCAGCCCGAGTGGTATGTAACCGAAACACTGATAAAGGACGTGTCCTGGCGCACGCTGCCCGTCACCCGCTTTGAGGGTGCGGAATTGCTCGGCCCGGCACTGCCAACCCCAGAGAGGCCGGGCTGGATCATTCTCCGGCTCAGCCCGACCGGATTTGATCCGGCTCCCGAGGCGTGGATTGGTCTGGTAATCCGGCTGGCGAGCCTCACAGAGCAGGTTCAGGATCTTACGCTACCGGGCTTGCAGACGCCCTTGCTGGTGCCACCGCAGAACGTGCTACTGACATCCGTGGGCAGCCTGAAACCACCCGGCCCACCTTCTCGAAAGGACATCAATTCCAGGGACTTTATTGAGGGATGGCATATTCGTTTGCAGTGGTTGGGTGATCCCCTGCTCGGGCCCCTGGAATCCGCCAGGTTCGGCCTGATTTTCCTGGCCATCGGAGCCGCGCTGGGCGTTATATTCCTGTCCCGCCATTTATCGAAACGGCTCGACAGGCAGGTAACCCCGCTCATTGAGGGTGCCGACAGAGTCGCCAGTGGTGACTTCGACACGCCCCTCGGCATAGAGGGTACCGCTGAAATAGGGTATCTCTCATTTGCACTTGAGCGCATGCGCCTCCGGCTCAAACGGCTGGTGAAGAGCATGGTGGACGTGGAGCGACGAGCGATTCTCGGACAGTTCTCAGCCGGCGTTGCCCATGAAATACGGAACCCACTCGCCACCATAAAAACCACGATCCAGGCATTATCCAGAAAGGAGTCCGATCCCAAGCGCCAGAAACTGATGGAATCCGTTGATCACGAAATTGATCGTGTAAACGATGTCGTGCAACTGTTGCTGGACTATGCCCGGCCCAGGGAGGCGAAGGCGCGGAAGGTTAACGTTCTGGACGTGGTGGAAACCGTCAAGATTCTCGCGGATGCTGTCGCCCATCGTCACGACGTCGAACTGATTCAGGTCGAGCATCCCCCGGTTTTCGCCTGGGCCGATCCGTCGCAGGTCCGTCAGATCGTCATGAATCTCGTGATGAATGCCATCCAGGCACTCGAAGGCATTGGTGGCAAAGTTGTCATCCGGATCAGACAACAAGGGCTTGCAGTCTATGTTTCAGTCAGCGATAACGGCCCGGGGGTCAGCGCTGACCACCTCAGCCACCTGACCGAACCGTTTTTTACAACCAAAACCAACGGCACAGGGCTGGGCCTCGCCATTTGCAAGCAACTGGCACAGGCAAATCAGGGGACATTAAGGTTTCAAAGCATCCCCGGCGAGGGACTGAAGGTAACCCTGCAACTGCCCCTGTATCTGAACAACTCGATTCTGGAATGA
- a CDS encoding ABC transporter ATP-binding protein has protein sequence MEALLEIDNIEVVYNKAVQVLRGLSLRVPRGAIVALLGSNGAGKSTTLKSVSGLLSLEDGEVTAGEVRFNGANVKEMAPEKLVRNGLFHVMEGRRVFEDLTVEENLIAATYALSGRKQSLSDSYELVYNYFPRLKERRKQLAGYLSGGEQQMLALGRALIAQPELIMLDEPSLGLAPLLVEEIFTIVSRINREQGTAILLVEQNAAVSLAIASYGYIMENGKIVIDGPAEKLAANEDVQEFYLGVGGKEGEARSYRDIKHYKRRKRWLS, from the coding sequence ATGGAAGCCTTGCTGGAAATCGATAACATCGAGGTGGTTTACAACAAGGCGGTGCAGGTCCTCCGGGGCCTGTCACTGCGGGTACCCCGTGGCGCCATCGTGGCGCTACTGGGGTCCAACGGCGCCGGTAAGTCCACAACACTAAAGAGTGTGTCCGGTCTTTTAAGCCTGGAAGACGGCGAAGTGACCGCAGGCGAAGTCCGGTTTAACGGTGCCAATGTGAAGGAAATGGCACCGGAAAAGCTGGTTCGTAATGGTCTGTTCCATGTCATGGAAGGGCGCCGTGTGTTTGAGGACCTGACCGTTGAGGAAAACCTGATTGCAGCGACGTATGCCCTGAGTGGACGAAAACAGTCGCTCAGCGACTCCTACGAATTGGTGTACAACTATTTCCCGCGTCTCAAGGAGCGGCGCAAGCAACTGGCGGGCTATCTGTCCGGTGGGGAGCAGCAGATGCTCGCGCTTGGTCGTGCGCTGATTGCCCAGCCTGAACTGATCATGCTGGATGAGCCCTCCCTTGGGTTGGCGCCCCTGCTGGTGGAGGAAATCTTCACGATCGTCTCCCGTATCAACCGGGAGCAGGGCACGGCCATCCTGTTGGTAGAACAGAACGCGGCGGTATCCCTGGCGATCGCCTCCTATGGCTACATCATGGAAAACGGAAAGATCGTGATCGACGGGCCGGCAGAGAAACTCGCTGCGAACGAGGATGTGCAGGAATTTTATCTGGGGGTCGGCGGCAAGGAAGGTGAGGCCCGCAGTTACCGCGACATCAAGCACTACAAACGCCGTAAACGGTGGCTGTCATGA